A genomic window from Periweissella cryptocerci includes:
- a CDS encoding nuclease-related domain-containing protein: protein MEFHGKVREIKPYDHRRHTGGYGFIQAENDQSIFFLLAWAKYEPVKVGDNVEFETELDEAGRIHANPVQRDETRMAANIKQLFQKYNYKSSRKLLPIPGVTAQSTNMSAAYESLNTIQQQFGEDNDALPATMLSTINEWISNVLELDTYFDEHPQLKELLIKRNVLPKQKQIEPLTELQKVIRKMNYEQRGRYFGVKGEQTVQSKLDQHHLQYVQNPTLPEFDTDGNVVGATEIDFIVVSMFGIHVIEVKNYGAGKGQEQRITISRDGQWSRIGSTQENVTGQNDLHISAVEGVLFDSDALQDIERVKLLAAPVFVIPNENVTINNQSSEQVIRTGFLYDTLVRNVRESRQAVLSESEVTRVLEVLKQALEANREFQYFLPDENFLEDAYQLRERYEIAQKVFDHLTDIYG, encoded by the coding sequence ATGGAATTTCATGGAAAAGTCCGCGAAATCAAACCGTACGACCATCGGCGACATACTGGTGGCTATGGCTTCATTCAAGCCGAAAATGATCAATCAATTTTTTTCCTGTTAGCATGGGCCAAATATGAGCCAGTAAAAGTTGGTGATAACGTTGAATTTGAAACTGAGCTTGATGAGGCAGGGCGCATACATGCCAACCCAGTCCAACGTGATGAAACACGTATGGCTGCAAATATAAAACAACTATTCCAAAAATATAACTATAAGTCATCACGAAAATTACTCCCAATCCCAGGTGTGACTGCCCAAAGCACTAACATGTCAGCAGCTTATGAATCTTTGAACACTATCCAGCAACAATTTGGTGAAGACAACGATGCGTTACCAGCCACAATGCTCTCAACAATCAACGAATGGATTTCTAATGTGCTCGAACTTGATACTTACTTTGATGAACACCCACAATTAAAAGAACTCCTAATCAAACGTAATGTCCTTCCTAAGCAAAAACAAATCGAGCCTTTAACCGAGTTACAAAAAGTCATCCGTAAAATGAATTATGAACAGCGCGGGCGTTATTTTGGGGTCAAAGGTGAGCAGACCGTTCAAAGTAAACTCGACCAGCACCACCTCCAGTATGTCCAAAATCCGACATTACCGGAATTTGATACGGACGGGAATGTTGTTGGGGCCACAGAAATCGATTTTATTGTCGTTTCGATGTTTGGAATTCACGTCATTGAAGTCAAAAATTACGGTGCCGGTAAAGGGCAGGAACAACGAATTACGATTTCGCGGGATGGCCAGTGGAGTCGGATTGGTTCGACCCAAGAAAATGTGACCGGCCAAAATGATTTGCACATTTCCGCAGTTGAAGGGGTCCTTTTTGATAGTGACGCCCTGCAAGATATTGAGCGCGTGAAATTATTAGCGGCGCCAGTTTTCGTGATTCCAAATGAAAATGTGACAATTAACAATCAATCATCAGAACAAGTCATCCGGACCGGTTTCTTATACGATACCTTGGTTAGAAACGTGCGTGAGAGCCGGCAAGCGGTCCTCAGCGAATCAGAAGTCACCCGCGTCCTAGAAGTGCTTAAACAAGCGCTGGAAGCCAATCGTGAATTCCAATACTTCTTACCAGATGAAAATTTCTTGGAAGATGCCTACCAACTACGTGAGCGCTACGAAATCGCCCAAAAAGTCTTTGATCATTTGACGGATATTTATGGGTAA
- the ezrA gene encoding septation ring formation regulator EzrA gives MKELFMTTSVHVLIGLVILAIVVYVAIFITQRLTIRRVEALQTKKQQLLDLDTDTSLLEGQKMSLTGKSLKQFEQLQTAYNEVETQDFLAFDEKADEVFFDAKGWNVVKTRQALKELSTQLDVTAQRIVDVQKGLEDLHKIDEAHRAAVTQLESEYQALRKTLLTRNFEYGDSIDKLEEILGSLEDDFDEFSRLTAQGDHTAASDIYAQLHSETEKLENMIDAIPAIEKELSGDFVDQITELQDAYQKLLAEGYVFPDGDAMAAQIAELENTRQSTALLLNDLHVDEAADLTTKLSARIDDVYDAMQLELDAKKTAKQSEAQLDRFIEHAKHQNHSLLMELDRLGQRYIMTKGEIDATRELSEQIKKVGDTFRKERLDMQMNAAVYSEVAEKFAAAQAQLTAIENDHAAIWDSVQGLTEAEKSAQSTLEEAAFDLRDIKREVEHWNLPGLPVNYKKQYQNVTREIDKLYNDMQAIRINMTDVANQLNVIKSDLDSLHEATASLKLNANLTEQLMQYANRYRLQNDKVATAYDQAMDEYQHTFDYDKAQQILGAAVDSAEAGAYEKIKAQM, from the coding sequence ATGAAGGAATTGTTTATGACCACATCGGTACATGTTTTGATTGGGCTTGTTATTTTGGCGATTGTTGTTTATGTTGCTATTTTTATCACCCAGCGATTAACAATAAGAAGAGTCGAAGCACTGCAAACTAAAAAGCAGCAGCTGTTAGACTTAGATACGGATACTAGTTTGCTTGAAGGCCAGAAGATGAGTCTGACTGGTAAATCTTTGAAGCAGTTTGAACAATTACAAACGGCCTACAATGAAGTGGAAACCCAAGATTTTCTCGCGTTTGACGAAAAAGCCGATGAAGTATTTTTCGATGCCAAAGGTTGGAATGTCGTTAAAACCCGCCAAGCTTTGAAGGAGTTATCGACGCAACTCGATGTTACCGCCCAACGAATTGTTGACGTGCAAAAAGGCTTAGAAGATTTACACAAAATTGATGAAGCTCACCGGGCAGCGGTGACGCAATTGGAAAGTGAATATCAAGCTTTACGTAAAACGTTATTGACGCGGAATTTTGAGTACGGGGATTCAATTGATAAGTTAGAAGAAATTCTAGGTTCATTAGAAGATGATTTTGATGAATTTAGTCGATTGACGGCGCAAGGAGACCATACTGCGGCATCAGATATTTATGCTCAACTACATTCAGAAACTGAAAAGCTGGAAAACATGATTGATGCTATTCCAGCAATTGAAAAAGAATTATCAGGTGATTTCGTTGATCAGATTACCGAACTGCAAGACGCATACCAAAAGCTGTTGGCAGAGGGCTATGTTTTCCCCGATGGTGATGCGATGGCAGCTCAGATTGCTGAACTTGAAAACACTCGTCAATCCACAGCACTGCTCTTGAATGATTTGCATGTTGATGAGGCAGCTGATTTAACTACTAAATTATCAGCACGAATTGACGACGTGTACGATGCAATGCAATTGGAACTTGATGCTAAGAAAACAGCTAAACAAAGTGAAGCCCAACTTGATCGCTTTATTGAACACGCTAAGCACCAAAATCACTCACTATTGATGGAACTTGATCGCTTAGGCCAACGTTACATTATGACCAAGGGTGAAATTGATGCAACCCGAGAGTTAAGCGAACAAATCAAGAAAGTCGGCGATACTTTCCGTAAAGAACGTTTGGACATGCAAATGAATGCAGCGGTCTATTCAGAAGTTGCTGAAAAATTTGCGGCTGCGCAAGCCCAATTAACCGCAATCGAAAACGATCACGCTGCCATTTGGGATAGTGTGCAAGGTTTGACGGAAGCTGAAAAGTCAGCACAAAGCACCCTTGAAGAAGCTGCCTTTGATTTGCGTGACATCAAGCGCGAAGTTGAACACTGGAACTTGCCTGGGTTACCAGTTAACTATAAAAAACAATATCAAAACGTGACCCGTGAAATTGATAAATTATATAACGACATGCAAGCCATTCGGATCAATATGACTGATGTCGCTAATCAATTGAACGTGATTAAGAGTGATTTGGATTCCTTGCATGAAGCAACGGCAAGTTTGAAGTTGAATGCTAATTTGACTGAACAATTAATGCAATATGCGAACCGCTACCGACTCCAAAATGACAAAGTCGCGACCGCATATGACCAAGCGATGGATGAATATCAACACACGTTTGATTATGATAAAGCCCAACAAATTCTCGGTGCCGCCGTGGATAGTGCAGAAGCAGGGGCCTACGAAAAAATTAAAGCGCAAATGTAG